A window from Telopea speciosissima isolate NSW1024214 ecotype Mountain lineage chromosome 8, Tspe_v1, whole genome shotgun sequence encodes these proteins:
- the LOC122672446 gene encoding chalcone synthase RJ5-like, whose product MVEGHFRQTGLSISLSKDVAKTISGNIGKCLAEAFSKIGISDWNSIFWVSHPGGLAILDLIEGTLGLKEEKLKASRKVLSEYGNMSSPTVMFILDDMRNKSMKEGKSTTGEGFDWGVLLGFGPGLTVETIILCSLTQP is encoded by the coding sequence ATGGTTGAAGGTCATTTTCGTCAAACGGGTCTTTCAATCAGCTTATCCAAGGATGTAGCCAAAACTATTTCTGGGAACATCGGAAAATGCTTGGCGGAAGCATTCAGCAAGATTGGTATTAGTGATTGGAACTCCATTTTTTGGGTGTCTCACCCTGGTGGGCTGGCGATTTTGGACCTGATTGAAGGGACCCTTGGTTTAAAGGAGGAGAAACTCAAGGCATCAAGAAAAGTGTTGAGCGAATATGGTAATATGTCAAGCCCCACTGTGATGTTCATTTTGGATGATATGAGGAACAAGTCTATGAAGGAAGGGAAATCCACAACCGGAGAAGGGTTTGATTGGGGTgtgctattagggtttggaccaGGTCTAACTGTGGAGACAATCATCTTGTGTAGCTTAACCCAGCCTTGA